Genomic segment of Erythrobacter sp. BLCC-B19:
GAGATACATCCCTGCCCCGAACAGCAGGGTGAACAGCCCGCGCATCTTGCCGTCGACCAGCACGAATTGCGCGATCCATTGCCACCCGCCTGGATCGCCGGGATCGGTCAGGAAGGCGGGCGGATACATATAGGCTTCGAAAGGCTGGCCGAAGGCGACGATGTTCGCCGCCAGAATCCCCATCACCGCAATGCCGCGGATGAAATCGAGCGTCGCGATCCGGTTCGCGGCAGCGACCGGGGCGACAGCGGCAGGTGAGGGGTCGCCGAACACATCCTCGGCAGCTTGCGGCGAAAGCGTATCCTGCATGGCTGATCCCCCGAGCCGTGTGATGGCTCGCAAGATTAGCGATTCGCGGCGGCTTGGGAAGGGCTGTCGGCCAACCCCGGGCGGATCAGCCCTGCCCGGCGACCACGCAGGCCTTGCCCTCGCGCTTCAGCGTGGCGCAGGCGCGCGCCGCGTCGGCCTCGCTGGCAAAGCCGGAGGCGAGCAGGCGGGTGAGCGTGCCGTTGGGCACCAGCGTCTTGCGCGTGCCCGAAAGCGCGGCATGGCCGCTGATCTGGTTCCACAGCTTGTCGGCATTGGCGGCCACGCCAAACGCGCCGAGCTGAACGCGCCACTTGCCCTTGGCGGGTGCGAGCGCGGGAGCGGGAGCCGGGGCGGCGGCGAGCGTCGCGGCCGGGGTCACGGGCTTGGGCGCAGGCGGAAGGCCGGGCTTGGCAGCGGGCGGCGCGGCGGCGGCAACGACCGGTGGTTTGGGGGACGGCTTGGCCACCGGCGCAGTGATGACCGCAGGCGTCGGGGCGGGCTGCGTCGGCGTGCCGGTGCCCAGTTCAGCGGCAGCGACCTCGCTGGAGCGCTGCGCCGTCGCCGCGGCCTCGATCTGGCGCGCCAGTGATTGCGCCTGCACGCGCTGCGCCTGGGGCACATACTTGTCCATCTGCACCAGCGCATCGCGCGCCTGCGGCAGGCCCGATCCGCTCGCGAGCGTCATCAGCGCATAGGCGCGCGTCCAGTCGCGCTCGGCATAATCGGCGTTGAAGTGCGACAGGCCCAGCACATATTGCGCGCGCGGATCGCCGCGGTCGGCCGCCGCGCGGATCATCGGCATGGCGCGCACCTGCTCGCCTTCCTGAAACAGCATCAGCCCGTAATTGTCGGCGGCCTTCACATGGCCGAGGCTGGCCGCCTGTTCATAGAGCTTGCGCGCGCGGATATTGTCGATCTCGACCCCGCGCCCCAGACGATAGGCCTGCGCAAGGTTGAACAGCGCGTCGGGATCGCCCGCAGCCGCCGGCCCCTGCCATTCGACCACGGCGCGCGCATAATCGCCCGCGCCCCAGGCATCGACCCCGGCCTTGACGTCCGCCGCAGCGGGTGCCGCCAGCAGCGCAAGCGCCGCCGCAGCTGCCATGCCGTGCTTCATCTTCGTCACCATCAACCGTGCCATCGCCTGTGCCTCGTCGCGCGTGGGGGAGAGAGGCACGGGTCTTAGTCCAAACACGGTTAGCAAATGGTTGCGCCCCGCTCAGTCGCAGCGCGGTGTCGCCCAAGTATCTGACAAGGGACCGATACCGTCCTGCATCAAGCTGCGCTCCGTTAACTCTAAATTAGGG
This window contains:
- a CDS encoding SPOR domain-containing protein is translated as MPLSPTRDEAQAMARLMVTKMKHGMAAAAALALLAAPAAADVKAGVDAWGAGDYARAVVEWQGPAAAGDPDALFNLAQAYRLGRGVEIDNIRARKLYEQAASLGHVKAADNYGLMLFQEGEQVRAMPMIRAAADRGDPRAQYVLGLSHFNADYAERDWTRAYALMTLASGSGLPQARDALVQMDKYVPQAQRVQAQSLARQIEAAATAQRSSEVAAAELGTGTPTQPAPTPAVITAPVAKPSPKPPVVAAAAPPAAKPGLPPAPKPVTPAATLAAAPAPAPALAPAKGKWRVQLGAFGVAANADKLWNQISGHAALSGTRKTLVPNGTLTRLLASGFASEADAARACATLKREGKACVVAGQG